A genomic window from Leishmania donovani BPK282A1 complete genome, chromosome 16 includes:
- a CDS encoding protein kinase, putative: MMKPSALDRIHVREDDPKELFEIVESVGIGNFGVVLKARNRATDDIVAIKQVPLSDTDKEDLDTIVKEVEILQECDHPNIVRFYGTYHSMGVLWIVMEYCEGGSVDTAYDLLRRPLSEPLIAYVCRQTLLGLRYLHERHVIHRDIKGSNLLLTKNGQVKLADFGVSTELKHTLSRRNSFIGTALWMAPEALTEKDYDSRADMWSLGITTIELAEGQPPYLGMHIARAVFFIPLNDPPTLQAKERWSPQMNMFIRRLLTKDKELRPSAATMLMDPFVDPSAVASQEEMAAVVEQLLTRRRSMDERRDGNNKGSNTSAMTIVTRTSSVVGAIEGAGEEEGEGVAAIPTDEAAAQWIDEHVAPQRRASPAAGRVVARGGGGAVAAGAAAGDRGAPLGGRLMLLPLLHLEDMSFDALSGGGRTLFCGSTAGVSGCAGTVGGATLSSGGAANGAAGGGPRVGGPWAAQAALDGAYTGDGNGSTTMMASVNRYCHPSHLLPTSGGGGVTPMVSAFPPVYGPPSHEARMAAAAAHGDALAESLHLLGYSAEGVSPLYLRCFETTTLNTVREVFLYNQYLPYTRAVSEAEAKHAQRMKLLCGTVLKNVYAATCESTRNA; this comes from the coding sequence ATGATGAAGCCATCGGCACTCGATCGCATCCACGTGCGCGAGGATGATCCCAAGGAACTGTTTGAGATTGTTGAAAGCGTTGGCATCGGCAACTTTGGTGTCGTTCTCAAGGCCCGCAACCGCGCCACTGACGACATCGTTGCTATCAAGCAGGTCCCGCTCAGCGACACGGACAAGGAGGATCTGGACACCATTgtgaaggaggtggagatcCTGCAGGAGTGTGACCACCCAAACATCGTGCGCTTCTATGGCACGTACCATTCGATGGGGGTCCTGTGGATCGTCATGGAATACTGCGAGGGCGGCTCTGTGGACACGGCATacgacctgctgcgccgtccgCTCTCGGAGCCGCTCATCGCGTACGTGTGCCGCCAGACCCTCCTCGGCCTGCGCTACCTGCACGAGCGTCACGTCATTCATCGCGATATTAAGGGCAGCAACTTACTGCTCACCAAAAACGGCCAGGTGAAGCTGGCGGACTTTGGCGTTAGCACGGAGCTCAAGCACACGCTGTCGCGGCGCAACTCCTTCATCGGCACGGCGCTCTGGATGGCGCCGGAGGCCCTCACGGAGAAGGACTACGATAGCCGCGCCGACATGTGGTCTTTGGGGATTACCACGATCGAGCTGGCGGAGGGGCAGCCGCCGTACCTCGGCATGCACATTGCCCGCGCTGTCTTCTTCATCCCTCTCAACGATCCGCCAACTCTGCAGGCCAAGGAGCGCTGGTCGCCGCAGATGAACATGTTCATCCGCCGCCTGCTAACCAAGGACAAGGAGCTGCGCCCCTCTGCGGCCACGATGTTGATGGACCCCTTTGTGGATCCttccgccgtcgcctcgcaAGAGGAGATGGCCGCAGTTGTGGAGCAGCTCCTCACGCGGCGCCGTTCCATGGATGAGCGGCGGGACGGCAACAACAAGGGCAGCAACACTTCGGCCATGACGATAGTCACACGGACGTCTTCCGTGGTGGGAGCCATCGAAGGCGCgggcgaagaggagggcgagggggtCGCCGCCATCCCTACcgacgaggcggctgccCAGTGGATCGACGAGCacgtggcgccgcagcgaagAGCTTCGCCAGCTGCTGGTCGGGTAGTTGcgagaggtggtggaggggccgtcgctgcaggggctgccgctggcgaccGCGGTGCCCCGCTTGGTGGGcggctgatgctgctgccgctgctgcacctggAGGACATGTCCTTTGACGCACTGAGCGGGGGTGGCCGTACCCTGttctgcggcagcaccgctggcgtCAGTGGCTGCGCCGGTACTGTAGGAGGGGCGACGCTGTCGTCCGGTGGCGCGGCAAACGGTGCCGCGGGGGGCGGGCCACGTGTAGGTGGGCCTTGGGCCGCACAGGCGGCGCTAGACGGCGCCTACACGGGAGATGGCAACGGCAGCACAACCATGATGGCCAGCGTGAACCGTTACTGTCACCCGTCGCACCTGCTGCCCACAtcgggcggcggtggcgtcacCCCGATGGTGTCTGCGTTCCCTCCGGTGTACGGGCCGCCTTCCCACGAGGCCAGAatggcggccgcggctgcccaTGGCGACGCGCTAGCCGAATCGCTCCACTTGCTGGGCTACAGTGCCGAGGGTGTCTCCCCACTGTATCTCCGCTGCTTCGAGACGACCACGCTGAACACGGTGCGGGAAGTGTTTCTGTACAACCAATACCTTCCGTATACACGCGCGGTTTCAGAGGCGGAGGCtaagcacgcgcagcggatGAAGCTGCTCTGCGGCACGGTGCTGAAAAACGTGTACGCGGCCACGTGTGAGAGCACGCGGAATGCGTAG
- a CDS encoding proteasome 26S non-ATPase subunit 9, putative, producing the protein MNGHSIEDIVEIEDYRAPAVESTIGDMDKEALREELRRLDAQKAALEAKLTDALQYLASTPVGLRGRLLDDEGFPRNDCDLYAVRTARNTADSTRNDLRVLNEKIYSLLNELHLQTQEEAQLQMVQDAAARRQRQAAAEKRAQRMAEVQRVSRLKPCLVVAKVDANSPAEEAGLSVGMQILQYGAVTQTELIAEGLQALARETSTHEGAPIAVWVRKPGELQDDPSELVLVPQRWQGPGLLGCALDMVGDEALCESR; encoded by the coding sequence ATGAACGGACACAGCATCGAGGACATTGTCGAGATCGAGGACTACCGCGCCCCCGCGGTTGAATCCACCATAGGCGATATGGACAAGGAAGCCCTTCGTGAAGAGCTGCGTCGCCTGGACGCACAGAAGGCGGCCCTCGAGGCGAAGCTGACGGATGCACTTCAGTATCTCGCATCGACCCCTGTTGGGCTTCGCGGCCGCTTGCTTGACGATGAGGGGTTCCCGCGAAACGACTGCGACCTGTACGCGGTTCGCACAGCCCGGAACACGGCCGACTCCACGCGCAACGACCTGCGCGTGCTGAACGAAAAAATATACAGCCTTCTCAATGAGCTGCACCTCCAGACgcaagaggaggcgcagctaCAGATGGTACaggacgccgctgcccgccGACAAcgacaggcagcggcggagaagCGGGCGCAGCGCATGGCAGAGGTGCAGCGTGTCTCGCGGCTGAAGCCGTgtctggtggtggcgaaaGTGGACGCCAATAGCccagcggaggaggccgGCCTCTCCGTCGGCATGCAGATCCTGCAATACGGCGCCGTGACGCAGACGGAGCTGATCGCGGAGGgcctgcaggcgctggcgagggaAACATCCACCCACGAAGGGGCGCCGATTGCGGTGTGGGTGCGGAAGCCAGGAGAGCTGCAAGATGATCCGTCCGAGCTTGTActggtgccgcagcgctggcaaGGGCCCgggctgctcggctgcgCCTTGGACATGGTCGGGGACGAAGCTCTGTGTGAAAGTCGCTGA